A DNA window from Choristoneura fumiferana chromosome 2, NRCan_CFum_1, whole genome shotgun sequence contains the following coding sequences:
- the LOC141445520 gene encoding probable glutamine--tRNA ligase, giving the protein MSPEETIEKFKLLGLSEQKAKETLKNTNVSKFLLAGLNEVNVSCLPAGAGMLIYHLATKIKPQIAKQLPFVCEYIENGKLDSTLRVDAALEYLLSHVSEANIDNEAFEKACGVGVVVTPEQVEQAVEKHMAKYKEELLLKRYRFNSGIVMQAVRCDLPWADGKAIKNEVDVQILDLLGPKTEADLAPPPKPEKKGKATDGGKKPAKDNSKATAKPEKAEIGGDIGGAVSIHDLMKKLPFHAPGENFKSDGYVVTPDTKRLLQEHLKITGGKVRTRFPPEPNGILHIGHAKAININFGYAAAHDGICFLRYDDTNPEKEEEKFFVGIKDMVEWLGYKPYGITHSSDNFDQLYEWAVQLIKKDLAYVCHQKSEEIKGFNPPPSPYRNRPIEESLQLFEDMKNGKIDEGEATLRMKITLEEGKQDPVAYRIKFKPHHRTGSKWCIYPTYDYTHCLCDSIEHITHSLCTKEFQSRR; this is encoded by the exons ATGTCGCCAGAAGAAACTATAGAAAAGTTTAAGCTTTTAGGTTTAAGTGAACAAAAGGCAAAGGAGACATTGAAAAACACAAATGTTTCGAAGTTTTTACTTGCCGGTCTTAACGAG GTCAACGTGTCGTGTTTACCAGCAGGCGCTGGCATGTTGATCTATCACCTTGCTACTAAAATAAAGCCACAAATTGCAAAGCAGCTGCCGTTCGTGTGTGAATATATTGAAAATGGTAAGCTTGATTCTACACTGCGAGTGGATGCTGCTCTGGAATACCTACTTAGCCATGTCAGTGAAGCCAACATAGACAATGAGGCCTTTGAGAAGGCCTGCGGTGTGGGAGTTGTAGTGACACCGGAGCAAGTAGAACAAGCTGTAGAGAAACATATGGCAAAATACAAGGAGGAACTATTACTCAAGAGATACCGTTTTAACTCTGGTATTGTAATGCAGGCTGTGAGGTGTGACTTGCCTTGGGCTGATGGCAAAGCCATCAAAAATGAAGTTGATGTGCAG ATTCTGGATTTGTTAGGCCCTAAGACTGAGGCTGATCTGGCCCCACCTCCCAAGCCTGAAAAGAAGGGCAAAGCTACTGATGGTGGTAAGAAACCAGCAAAGGATAATAGCaaag CTACTGCCAAACCAGAAAAAGCTGAAATTGGAGGAGACATTGGTGGTGCAGTTTCAATCCATGACTTAATGAAAAAGCTGCCATTCCATGCGCCTGGCGAAAACTTCAAGTCTGATGGCTATGTGGTTACTCCTGATACTAAGAGGCTGCTGCAGGAACATCTAAAGATAACTGGCGGAAAGGTCCGTACTAGGTTTCCGCCAGAACCCAACGGGATTCTTCATATAGGCCATGCTAAGGCTATTAATATTAACTTTGGGTATGCAGCAGCTCATGATGGCATTTGTTTCTTGAGATACGATGACacaaacccagaaaaagaggaAGAGAAGTTCTTTGTTGGGATTAAAGATATGGTGGAATGGTTGG GATACAAACCTTACGGAATCACTCATTCTTCTGACAACTTTGATCAGCTCTATGAGTGGGCAGTCCAGttgataaaaaaagatttagCATATGTGTGCCATCAGAAGTCTGAAGAAATCAAAGGCTTCAACCCTCCACCGTCCCCGTACAGGAACAGACCGATTGAAGAGAGCCTTCAGCTGTTTGAG GACATGAAAAATGGAAAAATTGATGAGGGAGAAGCTACGCTCAGGATGAAAATCACCCTTGAAGAGGGAAAGCAGGACCCAGTGGCTTACAGAATAAAGTTCAAACCCCACCACCGCACTGGCAGCAAGTGGTGCATTTACCCTACCTATGATTATACGCACTGCTTGTGTGACAGCATTGAACACATCACCCATTCTCTTTGTACTAAGGAGTTCCAGTCGCGACGGTAA